In the Clostridium sporogenes genome, one interval contains:
- the guaB gene encoding IMP dehydrogenase, with product MAKIIKQAYTFDDVLLVPNKSEVLPKEVNLSTNLTKKIKLNIPLMSAGMDTVTESKMAIAMAREGGMGIIHKNMSIVEQAGEVDKVKRQENGVITDPFYLAPDNTIQDALNLMSRYRISGVPITKGEKLVGIITNRDILFENNYEKKIEEVMTKENLITASENTTIEEAKDILKSHKIEKLPLVDKDNNLRGLITIKDIEKVKKFPNSAKDSRGRLLCGAAVGVTKDMMERVDALVKAQVDIITVDTAHGHSKGVIEGVKKIKEKYPDIQIIAGNVATAEATRDLINAGADCIKIGIGPGSICTTRVVSGVGVPQLTAVMDCVEEANKYGISVVADGGIKYSGDIVKSLAAGAKAVMMGSMFAGCAEAPGETEIYQGRSYKVYRGMGSLAAMACGSKDRYFQEDNKKLVPEGVEGRVPFKGAVTETIYQMLGGIRSGMGYLGSATLKDLYEKATFVIQTSSGIRESHPHDISITKEAPNYSVNQ from the coding sequence AAAATAAAATTAAATATACCTCTTATGAGTGCAGGAATGGATACAGTTACGGAGTCCAAAATGGCTATTGCTATGGCTAGAGAAGGCGGTATGGGAATAATACATAAAAATATGAGCATAGTTGAGCAAGCTGGTGAAGTTGATAAGGTAAAAAGACAAGAAAATGGAGTAATAACAGATCCTTTTTATCTTGCACCAGATAATACTATACAGGATGCGCTAAATCTTATGAGTAGATATAGAATTTCTGGAGTGCCTATAACTAAAGGAGAAAAATTAGTTGGAATAATAACTAATAGAGATATATTATTTGAAAATAATTATGAAAAAAAAATAGAAGAAGTTATGACTAAAGAAAATCTTATAACAGCGTCAGAAAATACCACTATAGAAGAAGCAAAAGATATATTAAAGTCACATAAAATAGAGAAATTACCTTTAGTAGATAAAGACAATAATTTACGTGGACTTATTACCATAAAAGATATAGAAAAGGTTAAAAAATTTCCTAATAGTGCTAAAGATTCTAGAGGAAGACTTTTATGTGGTGCAGCAGTTGGAGTTACAAAGGATATGATGGAAAGAGTAGACGCCTTAGTAAAAGCACAAGTAGATATAATTACAGTAGATACTGCACATGGACACTCTAAAGGAGTTATAGAAGGCGTAAAAAAAATAAAAGAAAAGTATCCAGATATTCAAATTATTGCAGGTAATGTTGCAACAGCTGAAGCGACTAGAGACTTAATAAATGCAGGAGCGGATTGTATAAAGATCGGAATAGGACCAGGTTCTATATGTACAACTAGAGTAGTTTCAGGTGTGGGAGTTCCTCAACTTACAGCAGTTATGGACTGCGTTGAAGAAGCAAATAAATATGGAATATCAGTAGTAGCTGATGGTGGAATTAAATATTCAGGAGATATAGTTAAATCATTAGCTGCTGGAGCCAAAGCTGTTATGATGGGGTCAATGTTTGCAGGCTGTGCAGAAGCACCAGGAGAAACAGAAATATATCAAGGAAGAAGTTATAAAGTATATAGAGGAATGGGGTCATTAGCTGCTATGGCCTGTGGTAGTAAAGATAGATATTTCCAAGAAGATAACAAAAAATTAGTACCTGAAGGAGTAGAGGGAAGAGTACCATTTAAAGGAGCAGTAACAGAAACAATATATCAGATGTTAGGTGGAATTCGTTCTGGTATGGGTTATTTAGGTTCTGCTACTTTAAAAGATTTATATGAAAAAGCTACATTTGTAATTCAAACATCTTCAGGAATAAGAGAAAGTCATCCTCATGATATTTCAATAACAAAAGAAGCGCCAAATTATAGCGTTAACCAATAA
- the guaA gene encoding glutamine-hydrolyzing GMP synthase — protein sequence MNKELVLVVDFGGQYNQLIARRVRENKVYCEIIPYTTSIEKIKEKGPKGIIFTGGPNSVYAENAPKVQKELFDLGIPVLGICYGDQLMAHSLDGEVTSPEKREYGKTEVNLDNNSVLFKDVKEKDQCWMSHTDYISRVPNGFKTIATTDECPCAAMENTEKKLYGVQFHPEVEHTLFGKQMLKNFLFDICDLKGDWTMSSFAEQQIKSIKEKVGDKKVICALSGGVDSSVAAVIVHKAIGKQLTCIFVDHGLLRKDEGDQVEKVFKNQFDMNLIRVNAQDRFLGKLKGVSDPERKRKIIGEEFIRVFEEEAKKLGDISFLVQGTIYPDIVESGTNTSATIKSHHNVGGLPEDMEFKLIEPLRELFKDEVRAVGEELGIPHKLVWRQPFPGPGLAIRVLGEVTEEKLAITREADAIFREEIAKAGLEEKIWQYFACLPNIQSVGVMGDERTYCHTIALRAVTSSDAMTSDWARIPYGVLDKVSRRIVNEVKEVNRIVYDVTSKPPATIEWE from the coding sequence ATGAATAAAGAATTAGTATTAGTAGTTGACTTTGGAGGTCAATATAATCAATTAATAGCAAGACGTGTAAGAGAAAATAAGGTTTATTGTGAGATAATACCATATACTACTTCTATAGAAAAAATAAAAGAAAAAGGCCCAAAAGGAATAATATTTACAGGTGGTCCTAATAGTGTATATGCAGAAAATGCTCCAAAAGTTCAAAAAGAACTATTTGATTTAGGTATTCCAGTTTTAGGCATATGCTATGGAGATCAACTTATGGCTCATAGTTTAGATGGGGAAGTTACAAGTCCTGAAAAAAGAGAATATGGTAAAACAGAAGTAAACTTAGATAATAATAGTGTATTGTTTAAAGATGTAAAAGAAAAAGATCAATGTTGGATGAGTCATACAGACTATATATCAAGAGTTCCAAATGGATTTAAAACTATAGCAACAACAGATGAATGTCCTTGTGCAGCTATGGAAAATACAGAAAAAAAATTATATGGAGTTCAATTCCATCCAGAAGTAGAACATACTTTATTTGGAAAACAAATGCTTAAAAACTTTTTATTTGACATATGTGATTTAAAAGGTGATTGGACTATGAGTTCTTTTGCAGAGCAGCAAATAAAATCTATAAAAGAAAAAGTTGGAGATAAAAAGGTAATATGTGCTTTATCTGGTGGAGTAGATTCATCTGTAGCAGCAGTAATTGTTCATAAAGCTATAGGAAAACAATTAACTTGCATATTCGTTGATCATGGTTTACTTAGAAAAGATGAAGGTGATCAAGTAGAAAAAGTATTCAAAAATCAATTTGATATGAATTTAATAAGAGTTAATGCTCAAGATAGATTCTTAGGAAAGTTAAAGGGAGTTTCAGATCCAGAAAGAAAGAGAAAGATAATTGGGGAAGAATTTATAAGAGTATTTGAAGAAGAAGCTAAAAAATTAGGTGATATAAGCTTCTTAGTTCAAGGTACTATATATCCTGATATAGTAGAAAGTGGAACAAATACATCAGCTACTATAAAGAGTCATCATAATGTAGGTGGATTACCTGAAGATATGGAATTTAAATTAATAGAACCTCTAAGAGAGCTATTTAAAGATGAAGTAAGAGCTGTTGGAGAAGAATTAGGTATACCACATAAATTAGTATGGAGACAGCCTTTCCCAGGACCAGGATTAGCGATAAGAGTACTAGGTGAGGTTACAGAAGAAAAGTTAGCTATTACTAGAGAAGCAGATGCTATATTTAGAGAAGAAATAGCTAAGGCAGGTTTAGAAGAAAAAATATGGCAATATTTTGCTTGCTTACCAAATATACAATCAGTAGGAGTAATGGGAGATGAAAGAACATACTGCCATACAATAGCATTAAGAGCTGTTACATCTTCAGATGCAATGACTTCAGATTGGGCAAGAATACCTTATGGAGTACTAGATAAAGTATCAAGAAGAATAGTAAATGAAGTTAAAGAAGTTAACAGAATTGTATATGATGTAACTTCAAAACCACCAGCAACTATTGAATGGGAATAA
- the brnQ gene encoding branched-chain amino acid transport system II carrier protein, which yields MSKQNKQKDIFVQGFALFAIFFGAGNLIFPPSLGMAAGDKWALAAFGFLLTDPVLPILGVIATAKVGGKAEDLGKRVSPGFAKLLGAVCILVIGPLFAIPRTAAIVYEIAVKPVAPSVPIIVISLIFFILTYIFACNQGHVIDNIGKILTPLLLIILAAIVIASIVTPVGPIVATKPNRYFLIGFQEGYQTMDALGASLMAGIVLTDLILKGYKDRKEQEYMTIRVGLVSGVLLLLVYGGLTFVGATGSGVFNGDITRVDLLLKLVYGLFGNAGAVAISVAVALACLTTAVGLTSTAANFFNSVSNGKLSYKAVSIAVVLCSLFLSVIGVEGLINIAVPILSTVYPVMIVLILMTLFDKYISNNMTYTGAVIGAFLVSLIININGTFGILNGAMGIVKKLPLFEAGFPWIVPAIVLAILFTIFGKKNKPQSLEHENSFEN from the coding sequence ATGTCAAAACAAAACAAACAAAAGGATATTTTTGTACAAGGATTCGCACTATTCGCAATTTTTTTTGGAGCAGGAAACTTAATTTTCCCACCTAGTTTAGGGATGGCTGCAGGAGATAAATGGGCTTTAGCTGCTTTTGGCTTCTTACTTACAGATCCAGTTTTGCCAATCTTGGGTGTAATTGCAACAGCTAAGGTAGGAGGTAAAGCAGAAGACTTGGGTAAGAGAGTTAGTCCAGGTTTTGCAAAGCTTTTAGGAGCAGTCTGTATTTTGGTTATTGGTCCTTTGTTTGCTATTCCTAGAACAGCCGCTATCGTATATGAAATAGCAGTAAAACCAGTAGCACCTAGTGTACCAATTATAGTTATATCATTAATATTTTTTATACTAACTTATATATTTGCATGTAATCAGGGGCATGTAATAGATAATATCGGTAAAATTTTAACACCATTGTTATTAATTATACTAGCTGCTATAGTAATTGCAAGTATAGTAACACCTGTAGGGCCAATAGTAGCAACAAAACCTAATAGATACTTTTTGATAGGTTTTCAGGAAGGGTATCAAACAATGGATGCATTAGGAGCATCATTGATGGCTGGAATAGTATTAACAGATTTAATTTTAAAGGGATATAAAGATAGAAAAGAACAAGAATATATGACTATTAGAGTAGGCTTAGTTTCAGGAGTTTTATTGTTATTGGTATATGGAGGTCTTACATTTGTAGGAGCCACTGGAAGTGGAGTTTTTAATGGGGATATTACTAGAGTTGACTTATTGTTAAAATTAGTATATGGACTTTTTGGAAATGCTGGTGCTGTAGCTATATCCGTAGCAGTAGCTTTAGCCTGTTTAACTACAGCAGTAGGACTTACTTCTACAGCAGCTAATTTTTTCAATAGTGTAAGTAATGGAAAACTTTCTTATAAAGCTGTTAGTATTGCTGTAGTATTATGTAGTTTATTTTTATCTGTAATAGGAGTAGAAGGATTAATTAATATAGCTGTACCAATCTTATCCACTGTATATCCAGTAATGATTGTTCTAATATTAATGACCTTATTTGACAAATATATTTCTAATAATATGACTTATACTGGTGCTGTTATAGGGGCATTTTTAGTTAGTTTAATTATAAATATAAATGGTACATTTGGTATTTTAAATGGGGCCATGGGGATTGTAAAAAAATTACCTCTTTTTGAAGCTGGATTTCCATGGATTGTACCAGCTATAGTATTAGCTATTTTATTCACTATATTTGGGAAAAAAAACAAACCTCAAAGCTTAGAACATGAAAATTCTTTTGAAAATTAA
- a CDS encoding AMP-binding protein has translation MGLYNITIGEYLKKTCRKFPNDVAIQSLEMPDGISWSKLDKITDDIAKGMVVLGLEKGDNLVLWGSNKKEWIYIFLAASKIGVCTVTLNTNYLLEEVVKVLQVADAKAIAFMESFYNTNYVDIIEKIKKRYDEGICNIPQIMEYFIYFGEKDRPEYTGIDDLISLGKNLKEETFDLICNDINPDEVVNIQFTSGTTSSPKGVMLTHYSLVNNSFITGKVLGITNKDKLCLVVPFFHCFGLSVGILLSIGRGCSMVLVESYKITPLINTIKTFNCTVLHGVPTMFCRVLEDDSIDINVFKTIRTGILAGANVTDELLDGIIEKMNIKDIQIAYGQTETSPGCTQTLKTDTIDKKYNSVGKPLPFVEMKVIDMDTKKQLPINNIGEVCIRGFNVMKGYYKNDVLTRKTIDKEGWLHTGDLGFVDKEGYYNITGRIQDIIIRGGENINPHEIEEKLLLHPEISKVEVIGVPDKRYGEEIVACIILKPESFLTKEDIKKYISQRLAHYKVPKYIEFYDEFPLTDTGKIKRHELKKFCERKFELRQSI, from the coding sequence ATGGGACTTTATAACATTACTATTGGCGAGTATCTTAAAAAAACTTGTCGAAAATTCCCTAATGATGTTGCTATTCAGTCTTTAGAGATGCCTGATGGCATTTCATGGAGTAAGCTTGATAAAATCACAGATGATATAGCTAAAGGTATGGTTGTATTAGGACTTGAAAAAGGAGACAACTTAGTACTTTGGGGTTCTAATAAAAAAGAATGGATTTATATATTTTTAGCAGCAAGCAAAATAGGAGTATGCACAGTTACTTTAAATACTAATTATTTATTAGAAGAAGTAGTAAAAGTTTTACAAGTGGCTGACGCCAAGGCTATAGCATTTATGGAATCATTTTATAATACAAACTATGTAGATATTATTGAAAAAATTAAAAAAAGATATGATGAAGGGATATGTAATATACCACAAATAATGGAATATTTCATTTACTTTGGAGAAAAAGATCGTCCAGAATATACAGGAATAGATGATTTAATTTCTTTAGGAAAAAATTTAAAAGAAGAAACATTTGATTTAATTTGCAATGATATAAATCCCGATGAAGTTGTTAATATTCAATTTACTTCTGGAACTACTAGTTCTCCCAAAGGTGTTATGTTAACACATTACTCTCTTGTAAACAATTCATTTATAACTGGCAAAGTCTTAGGTATCACAAATAAAGACAAGCTATGTTTAGTTGTTCCATTTTTCCATTGCTTTGGCTTGTCGGTAGGCATACTTCTATCTATTGGTAGAGGATGTTCTATGGTATTAGTAGAATCTTATAAAATAACTCCATTAATAAATACTATAAAAACATTTAACTGTACTGTTTTGCATGGAGTTCCCACAATGTTTTGCAGAGTGTTAGAGGATGATAGCATAGATATAAACGTTTTCAAGACTATAAGAACAGGAATATTGGCTGGAGCAAATGTTACGGATGAATTGTTAGATGGCATTATAGAAAAAATGAATATAAAGGATATTCAGATTGCATATGGTCAAACAGAAACTTCACCTGGATGTACTCAAACTTTAAAGACAGATACTATTGATAAAAAATATAACAGTGTAGGTAAGCCATTACCTTTTGTAGAAATGAAAGTTATTGATATGGACACGAAAAAACAGTTACCAATAAATAATATTGGAGAAGTATGTATCCGTGGATTCAATGTAATGAAAGGATATTATAAAAATGATGTTTTAACTAGAAAAACTATTGATAAAGAAGGCTGGCTTCATACTGGTGATTTAGGATTTGTAGATAAAGAAGGATATTATAATATAACTGGTAGAATCCAAGACATAATTATAAGGGGTGGAGAAAATATAAATCCACATGAGATTGAGGAAAAATTATTATTACATCCTGAAATTTCTAAGGTAGAAGTTATAGGTGTACCAGATAAAAGATATGGGGAAGAAATTGTAGCCTGTATTATTCTTAAACCAGAAAGTTTTTTAACTAAGGAAGATATAAAAAAATATATTTCTCAAAGATTAGCACATTATAAAGTTCCAAAATACATAGAATTCTATGATGAATTCCCTTTAACAGATACAGGTAAAATTAAAAGGCACGAATTAAAAAAATTCTGTGAAAGAAAATTTGAATTAAGACAATCTATTTAA
- a CDS encoding CoA transferase, whose translation MENNANMFNGVKVIELANFIAAPAAGRFFADGGAEVIKIESPAGDPLRYTAPSEGRPLSQEENTTYDLENANKKAIVVNIKSEKGKKILHEMLKDADILLTNWRTKALVKQGLDYDTLKEKYPKLVFAQILGYGEKGPDKDLPGFDYTAFFARGGVSGTLYEKGTVPPNVVPGLGDHQAGMFLAAGMAAALYKAKTTGQGDKVTVSLMHSAMYGLGIMIQAAQYTEHGLVYPINRNETPNPFIVSYKSKDDYFVQVCMPPYDVFYDRFMTALGREDLVGDERYNKIENLKDGRSKEVYKIIEEQMITKTKDEWDKIFREADIPFAIAQTWEDLLEDEQAWSNDYLYKMKYPTGNERALVRLPVLFKEAGLPEYNQSPQIAENTAEVLKDMGYTDEEIKELEANKDIMIRNEK comes from the coding sequence ATGGAAAACAATGCAAATATGTTTAATGGAGTAAAGGTTATTGAATTAGCAAATTTTATAGCTGCTCCAGCAGCAGGTAGATTCTTTGCTGATGGTGGTGCAGAGGTAATAAAAATTGAATCACCTGCAGGAGATCCTTTAAGATATACTGCTCCATCAGAGGGAAGACCATTAAGCCAAGAAGAAAATACTACTTACGATTTAGAAAATGCAAATAAAAAAGCAATAGTGGTAAATATTAAAAGTGAAAAAGGTAAAAAGATATTACATGAAATGTTAAAAGATGCAGATATATTATTAACTAACTGGAGAACAAAAGCTTTAGTTAAACAAGGATTAGATTATGATACATTAAAGGAGAAATATCCTAAATTAGTTTTTGCTCAAATACTTGGATATGGTGAAAAAGGACCAGATAAAGATCTTCCAGGATTTGATTACACTGCATTTTTCGCTAGAGGTGGTGTTTCTGGTACTCTTTATGAAAAAGGAACTGTTCCTCCAAATGTTGTTCCAGGTCTTGGAGATCATCAAGCTGGTATGTTTTTAGCAGCAGGTATGGCAGCAGCTTTATATAAAGCAAAAACAACAGGACAAGGTGATAAAGTAACAGTAAGCTTAATGCATAGTGCTATGTATGGTTTAGGTATTATGATACAAGCTGCTCAATATACAGAACATGGTTTAGTGTATCCAATAAATCGTAATGAAACTCCAAATCCATTTATAGTTTCATATAAATCTAAAGATGATTATTTTGTTCAAGTATGTATGCCACCATATGATGTTTTCTATGATAGATTTATGACTGCTTTAGGTAGAGAAGATTTAGTTGGAGATGAAAGATACAATAAGATAGAAAATTTAAAAGATGGACGTTCTAAAGAAGTATATAAGATAATTGAAGAACAAATGATTACAAAGACAAAAGACGAATGGGACAAAATATTTAGAGAAGCAGATATTCCATTTGCTATTGCACAAACTTGGGAAGATTTATTAGAAGATGAACAAGCTTGGTCAAATGACTATTTATATAAAATGAAATACCCAACAGGAAATGAAAGAGCATTAGTAAGACTTCCAGTATTATTTAAAGAAGCAGGATTACCAGAATATAATCAATCACCACAGATAGCAGAGAATACTGCAGAAGTTTTAAAAGATATGGGATATACAGATGAAGAAATTAAGGAATTAGAAGCAAACAAAGATATTATGATAAGGAATGAAAAATAA